One Cellulomonas taurus genomic region harbors:
- a CDS encoding ABC transporter permease, with protein MSTPTPKQRPATPTMLQNTMLVAEREVTTQVRSKAFIISTVVMLVLILAGIILSSVLGDKLGSDTKVAVVPATAELIAGVDGIEAVDAADDAAARQLVEDEEVSAALLPDPDTDDNPLGVVVVGKESAPSDVVSALAVTPPVELLDEPTTSEGLRYLVSLAFGLVFMFASLTFGSTIAQNTVQEKQSRIVEILLSAVPPRALLAGKVIGNSILAFGQTAAIAAVAVIGLVVTGQDDVLSLIGAPVAWFVVFFLVGFVLLAAMFAAAASLVSRTEDTGAVLTPVMYLVMIPYFLVIFFNSNEVVLAVMSYVPFSAPVGMPVRLFLGTAAWWEPLLSLVILALSAWGVTAIGARIYERSVLRTGRRVKLSEALKG; from the coding sequence ATGAGCACCCCCACCCCGAAGCAGCGCCCGGCGACGCCGACGATGCTGCAGAACACCATGCTGGTGGCCGAGCGCGAGGTCACCACCCAGGTGCGCAGCAAGGCCTTCATCATCTCCACCGTGGTGATGCTGGTGCTGATCCTGGCCGGGATCATCCTGTCCAGCGTGCTGGGCGACAAGCTCGGGTCGGACACCAAGGTGGCCGTGGTCCCGGCCACCGCCGAGCTGATCGCCGGCGTGGACGGCATCGAGGCCGTCGACGCCGCGGACGACGCCGCCGCCCGTCAGCTGGTCGAGGACGAAGAGGTGTCCGCGGCCCTGCTGCCGGATCCGGACACCGACGACAACCCGCTGGGCGTCGTGGTGGTCGGCAAGGAATCGGCGCCCTCCGACGTGGTGTCGGCGCTCGCGGTCACCCCGCCGGTGGAGCTGCTGGACGAGCCCACCACCAGCGAGGGGCTGCGCTACCTGGTGTCGCTGGCCTTCGGCCTGGTGTTCATGTTCGCCTCGCTGACCTTCGGCAGCACGATCGCGCAGAACACGGTGCAGGAGAAGCAGTCCCGGATCGTGGAGATCCTGCTGTCGGCGGTGCCGCCCCGCGCGCTGCTGGCCGGCAAGGTGATCGGCAACAGCATCCTGGCCTTCGGTCAGACCGCCGCGATCGCCGCCGTCGCCGTGATCGGCCTGGTGGTGACCGGACAGGACGACGTGCTGAGCCTGATCGGCGCTCCGGTGGCCTGGTTCGTGGTGTTCTTCCTGGTCGGGTTCGTGCTGCTGGCCGCGATGTTCGCCGCCGCCGCATCGCTGGTCTCCCGGACCGAGGACACCGGAGCCGTGCTCACCCCGGTGATGTACCTGGTGATGATCCCGTACTTCCTGGTCATCTTCTTCAACTCGAACGAGGTCGTGCTCGCGGTGATGAGCTACGTCCCGTTCAGCGCCCCGGTGGGGATGCCGGTCCGGCTGTTCCTCGGCACCGCCGCCTGGTGGGAGCCGCTGCTGTCCCTGGTGATCCTGGCCCTGTCGGCCTGGGGGGTCACCGCGATCGGCGCCCGGATCTACGAGCGCTCGGTGCTGCGCACCGGACGTCGGGTGAAGCTGAGCGAGGCCCTCAAGGGCTGA
- a CDS encoding TetR/AcrR family transcriptional regulator — translation MTAAERREQLLDVSRRLFAEKGFDGTSVEEIAARAKVSKPVVYEHFGGKEGIYAVVVDREIRALTDALNGALEKGHHPKVLVERSALALLSYIEENEDGFRILVRDSPVAQATGTFSSLIGDVATQVEHLLAAQFKKSHLDPRTAPIYARMLVGMVALTGQHWLDARSPEKADVAANLVNLAWNGLSGLERRPQLSDQHG, via the coding sequence ATGACCGCGGCCGAACGGCGCGAGCAGTTGCTGGACGTCAGTCGCCGGCTGTTCGCGGAGAAGGGTTTCGACGGCACCTCGGTGGAGGAGATCGCCGCGCGGGCGAAGGTGTCCAAGCCGGTGGTGTACGAGCACTTCGGCGGCAAGGAGGGCATCTACGCGGTGGTGGTCGACCGCGAGATCCGGGCGCTCACCGATGCGCTGAACGGTGCCCTGGAGAAGGGGCATCACCCGAAGGTGCTGGTCGAACGCTCGGCGTTGGCGCTTCTCAGCTACATCGAGGAGAACGAGGACGGCTTCCGCATCCTGGTGCGCGACTCCCCGGTCGCGCAGGCCACCGGCACGTTCTCCAGTCTGATCGGGGACGTGGCGACCCAGGTCGAACACCTGCTGGCGGCGCAGTTCAAGAAGTCGCACCTGGACCCGCGCACCGCACCGATCTATGCCCGGATGCTGGTCGGGATGGTCGCCCTGACCGGGCAGCACTGGTTGGACGCCCGCTCGCCGGAGAAGGCCGACGTCGCGGCGAACCTGGTCAACCTGGCGTGGAACGGCCTGTCCGGGCTGGAGCGTCGTCCCCAGCTCTCCGACCAGCACGGGTAG
- a CDS encoding methyl-accepting chemotaxis protein gives MSAATDRSGTADLDAIATFCERLAQGDLEVRLPPLSDSPEVQRARTGLNRVADLIDAYVRESQATLTAAGAGRFHRRFLRRGMPGAFRSGAARIDAARSALQRAAEQTAREQAERAALAERLVLIAAGVADAAHSLAVSATSLSASARAAADATEGSRSTVTSLTDTSAQIKDAVGLVKTIAGRTRLLALNAAIEAARAGEAGRGFAVVAAEVRTLADESAGRSDDIADHVTAAMTAATEAGHTIEQIGALVAGMTDQVAAVAASAGGGDGEGLAEMAETLRVEITRFATLH, from the coding sequence ATGAGCGCCGCCACCGACCGGAGCGGCACCGCCGATCTGGACGCGATCGCCACCTTCTGCGAGCGCCTGGCCCAGGGCGACCTGGAAGTCCGGTTGCCCCCGCTGTCCGACTCCCCCGAGGTGCAGCGCGCCCGCACCGGACTCAACCGGGTCGCCGACCTGATCGACGCCTACGTCCGCGAGTCGCAGGCCACCCTGACCGCGGCCGGTGCGGGCAGGTTCCACCGCAGGTTCCTGCGCCGCGGGATGCCCGGCGCGTTCCGGTCCGGTGCGGCCCGGATCGACGCCGCCCGGTCGGCGCTGCAACGGGCCGCCGAGCAGACCGCCCGCGAACAGGCCGAACGCGCGGCGCTGGCCGAACGCCTGGTGCTGATCGCCGCCGGGGTCGCCGACGCTGCACACAGCCTGGCGGTCTCCGCGACCTCGCTGTCCGCCTCCGCCCGCGCAGCGGCCGACGCCACCGAGGGCTCCCGGTCCACCGTCACCTCGCTGACCGACACCTCCGCGCAGATCAAGGACGCGGTCGGCCTGGTCAAGACCATCGCCGGGCGCACCCGCCTGCTCGCACTGAACGCCGCGATCGAGGCCGCCCGCGCCGGGGAGGCCGGCCGTGGTTTCGCCGTGGTCGCCGCCGAGGTGCGCACCTTGGCGGACGAGTCGGCCGGCCGCTCCGACGACATCGCCGACCACGTCACCGCCGCGATGACCGCCGCCACCGAGGCCGGGCACACCATCGAGCAGATCGGCGCGCTGGTCGCCGGGATGACGGATCAGGTCGCGGCCGTGGCGGCATCGGCGGGTGGCGGCGACGGCGAGGGGCTGGCCGAGATGGCGGAGACGCTGCGGGTGGAGATCACCCGGTTCGCGACGTTGCACTAG
- a CDS encoding MarR family winged helix-turn-helix transcriptional regulator produces the protein MPEELPVDEVDRIVDAWARERPDLDVTPLTVLSRVTRLSRHLDLARRRAFALHRLEPWEFDVLSALRRAGSPYRLSPGALLTQTLVTSGTMTNRIDRLAARSLVERQPSPEDRRGVLVSLTEEGLARVDAAMTSLLDIERDLLADLPDGDRERLADLLRTLVLPFDA, from the coding sequence ATGCCCGAGGAGCTGCCGGTGGACGAGGTCGACCGGATCGTCGACGCCTGGGCCCGGGAGCGCCCCGACCTGGACGTCACCCCGCTGACCGTGCTGTCCCGGGTGACCCGCCTGTCCCGGCACCTGGATCTGGCTCGGCGCCGGGCGTTCGCGTTGCACCGGCTGGAGCCGTGGGAGTTCGACGTGCTCTCGGCGCTGCGCCGGGCCGGGTCGCCGTACCGACTCTCCCCCGGTGCCCTGCTCACCCAGACCCTGGTGACCAGCGGGACGATGACCAACCGGATCGACCGGCTGGCTGCCCGGTCACTGGTGGAACGGCAGCCGTCGCCGGAGGACCGGCGCGGGGTGCTGGTCAGCCTCACCGAGGAGGGGCTGGCCCGGGTGGACGCGGCGATGACCAGCCTGCTCGACATCGAACGCGACCTGCTGGCCGACCTGCCGGACGGGGACCGGGAGCGCCTGGCCGACCTGCTGCGCACCCTGGTCCTGCCCTTCGACGCATGA